In the Armatimonadota bacterium genome, one interval contains:
- a CDS encoding segregation/condensation protein A, producing the protein MAQINLQGSNVSAAGVTISIPVFEGPLELLLQLLRQNQVEIYDIPIAVITAQYLELVRLVQLHNLGELGDYLVMAATLIEIKSRMLLPRPPSVDADDEDDPRAELVARLLEYERVRDSAEYLAECEAARRDLWFRLGGSVVDGWAIPLAQPDADPMTLLKALQRVLARVGIEDRESAPPLTRRRVSLRLKMAEVLQQLESASGSLAFDDLFNVETRIGEIVITFLALLELMRRGRLRAVQRAHDAPIRIRLTPSEERVATH; encoded by the coding sequence ATGGCTCAAATCAATCTCCAAGGGTCAAACGTAAGTGCGGCTGGCGTTACGATAAGCATTCCCGTATTCGAGGGTCCGCTCGAACTGTTGCTGCAGTTGCTGCGCCAAAACCAGGTAGAGATCTATGATATCCCAATCGCCGTGATAACCGCCCAGTACCTTGAGCTTGTCAGGCTGGTTCAGCTGCACAACCTGGGCGAGCTCGGAGACTACCTGGTGATGGCGGCCACGCTCATAGAAATCAAGTCACGCATGCTGCTGCCGCGGCCGCCTTCCGTTGATGCAGACGATGAAGACGACCCGCGTGCCGAGCTGGTGGCCAGATTGCTCGAGTACGAAAGAGTTCGCGATTCAGCCGAGTATCTCGCAGAGTGTGAGGCAGCACGACGAGATCTCTGGTTCCGGCTTGGCGGTTCGGTTGTAGACGGGTGGGCAATCCCGCTGGCGCAACCGGATGCCGACCCGATGACTTTGCTCAAGGCCCTACAGCGAGTTCTGGCGCGTGTGGGAATCGAGGATCGCGAATCCGCGCCGCCTCTGACACGGCGCCGCGTTTCACTTCGCCTGAAGATGGCGGAGGTGCTGCAACAGTTGGAGAGCGCATCGGGTTCCCTGGCCTTCGATGATCTTTTTAACGTCGAAACGCGCATCGGCGAGATTGTAATCACATTTCTTGCCCTGCTGGAACTGATGCGGCGCGGCCGCCTACGTGCCGTTCAACGGGCACATGACGCGCCGATACGCATCCGGCTGACGCCGTCGGAGGAACGCGTTGCGACGCACTGA
- the scpB gene encoding SMC-Scp complex subunit ScpB, whose protein sequence is MRRTDAAAPVSPEQTFVPVTEGLLFAADRPLTVEEVAAALETEPWLTEDVLRAVRRHLDSTGSGLQLLQIAGGWQLATRPEHAPVIARLSQQSAQRLSRAALETLSIVAYHAPVTIPEIEAVRGVSSGSVLKTLLDRGLIIEQGRKDAPGRPVLYVTTDEFLHYFGLATLDDLPPLPVAEATSEADTVSV, encoded by the coding sequence TTGCGACGCACTGACGCAGCCGCTCCTGTATCGCCGGAACAGACCTTCGTACCGGTGACGGAAGGACTCCTGTTCGCAGCCGATCGTCCGCTGACGGTTGAGGAGGTTGCCGCGGCGCTCGAGACCGAGCCATGGCTCACCGAGGATGTGCTGCGGGCCGTTCGCAGGCATCTGGATAGTACTGGGAGCGGTTTGCAGCTTCTTCAGATCGCCGGCGGATGGCAGCTGGCCACCAGGCCCGAGCACGCTCCAGTGATCGCCCGCCTGAGCCAACAATCCGCCCAACGCCTATCCAGAGCAGCACTCGAAACTCTCTCAATTGTGGCTTACCATGCCCCTGTCACCATCCCGGAAATCGAGGCTGTCCGCGGTGTATCGTCGGGCTCGGTACTCAAGACGCTGCTGGATCGCGGCCTGATTATCGAGCAGGGGCGCAAGGATGCTCCCGGCCGACCAGTTCTGTATGTCACCACCGATGAGTTCCTGCACTACTTCGGGTTGGCAACTCTGGATGATCTGCCGCCCCTACCAGTCGCGGAAGCCACCTCGGAAGCCGATACGGTATCGGTATAA
- the hslU gene encoding ATP-dependent protease ATPase subunit HslU, whose product MPEITEDLTPSQIVLELDRYIVGQAAAKRAVAVALRNRYRRRLMPDDLRDEVIPKNILMIGPTGVGKTEIARRLATLAAAPFVKVEATKFTEVGYVGRDVDSMIRDLTQVAARLVEAEKRTEVRPEAQRRAIERLLDILQPASGESAAAKQRPREGEPGDVMAQMRRLVGSIFSSEDGPVVAPTVPEPPAEPEAELTPEAADKKKRDAERRARIRERLKEQLLAGTRDEELISVTVADRGRPPMMQFFGPQGMEEMGMDMSSSLGGMMPQKRRTRKMTIGEAKAVFTEEEAAAIIDRDAVMKDAVLRTEQTGIVFVDEIDKIAGKSGPGGAGGPDVSREGVQRDILPILEGSTVNTKYGPVKTDHILFIAAGAFHVSKPSDLIPELQGRLPIRVELENLNQDDFERILVEPRNALTRQYTGLLATEGVTLEFTAEGIAEIARVAAAVNRSSENIGARRLHTVMEKLLEDVSFDAPDLDSPVIHIDDEYVRTRLSKIASDEDLSRYIL is encoded by the coding sequence ATGCCAGAAATCACCGAAGACCTTACACCGAGCCAGATTGTTCTGGAACTGGATCGATATATTGTTGGACAGGCTGCCGCAAAGCGAGCCGTTGCCGTCGCGCTGCGCAACAGGTACCGGCGCCGCCTTATGCCCGATGACCTCCGCGACGAAGTAATACCGAAAAACATCCTGATGATCGGGCCAACGGGCGTTGGCAAAACGGAGATCGCCCGGCGTCTTGCCACACTGGCCGCAGCTCCATTCGTTAAAGTGGAGGCCACCAAGTTCACAGAGGTCGGTTACGTAGGGCGCGATGTGGACTCGATGATTCGCGATCTCACGCAGGTTGCGGCCCGGTTGGTGGAAGCTGAGAAGCGCACAGAAGTACGTCCGGAGGCACAGCGTCGAGCCATCGAACGCCTACTGGATATACTACAGCCGGCCTCTGGGGAGAGTGCGGCTGCCAAGCAGCGCCCACGGGAGGGTGAACCCGGCGACGTCATGGCACAAATGCGCCGATTGGTAGGTTCGATCTTCTCAAGCGAAGATGGTCCGGTGGTTGCGCCGACCGTGCCGGAACCGCCGGCAGAGCCGGAGGCCGAGCTCACGCCGGAAGCCGCCGATAAGAAGAAACGTGACGCTGAGCGCCGAGCAAGAATCCGCGAGCGGTTGAAGGAGCAACTGTTAGCGGGGACACGCGACGAGGAACTGATAAGCGTCACCGTCGCGGATCGCGGGCGTCCACCGATGATGCAGTTCTTCGGGCCACAAGGGATGGAAGAGATGGGCATGGATATGAGCAGCTCATTGGGCGGGATGATGCCGCAAAAGCGGCGAACGCGTAAAATGACGATCGGCGAGGCAAAGGCCGTCTTTACCGAGGAGGAAGCTGCCGCGATTATCGATCGTGACGCGGTGATGAAGGATGCGGTGCTGCGCACCGAACAGACCGGCATCGTATTTGTGGACGAGATCGATAAGATTGCGGGAAAGAGCGGTCCTGGTGGTGCCGGCGGACCAGACGTTTCGCGGGAAGGCGTGCAGCGCGACATCCTGCCAATTCTCGAGGGATCGACGGTAAACACCAAATATGGGCCCGTAAAAACGGACCACATCCTCTTTATCGCTGCCGGAGCCTTCCATGTGTCCAAACCGTCCGACCTGATACCGGAACTCCAGGGCCGCCTGCCGATCCGGGTTGAGCTTGAGAACCTGAATCAGGATGACTTTGAGCGGATCCTGGTTGAACCCAGGAACGCGTTAACGCGGCAGTACACCGGGTTACTTGCAACCGAGGGAGTTACTTTGGAGTTCACTGCCGAGGGCATTGCCGAGATAGCCCGGGTTGCGGCCGCGGTCAACCGCTCCAGTGAGAACATCGGCGCGCGGCGATTGCACACCGTGATGGAAAAGCTGCTGGAGGATGTGTCGTTTGATGCTCCCGATCTGGACTCTCCCGTGATCCATATCGATGACGAGTATGTTCGGACGCGATTGTCCAAAATCGCAAGCGATGAAGACCTGAGCAGATACATCCTTTAG
- a CDS encoding VOC family protein has product MLSVRRGSDAVDFYQRAFGGAVVFRIDAPDGAVVARLAIAGAEFWVADESPEHANYSPETLGGSTTRMVLVVEDPDGLQAAAIAAGAAEVQCVEDNYGWRLGRIVDPFGHHWEIGHPLEAG; this is encoded by the coding sequence ATGCTCTCAGTGCGGCGAGGCTCGGATGCAGTCGATTTCTATCAGCGCGCGTTTGGCGGCGCCGTTGTATTTCGGATTGACGCGCCGGATGGAGCCGTTGTCGCCCGCCTCGCCATTGCAGGCGCTGAGTTCTGGGTTGCTGATGAATCCCCGGAGCACGCCAACTACAGCCCGGAAACGCTGGGCGGCTCTACCACGCGGATGGTGCTGGTGGTGGAAGACCCAGACGGTTTGCAGGCGGCGGCTATTGCCGCCGGCGCTGCCGAGGTTCAGTGCGTTGAGGACAACTACGGCTGGCGTCTGGGCCGGATTGTAGATCCCTTCGGGCACCACTGGGAGATCGGACACCCGCTGGAAGCCGGATGA
- a CDS encoding DUF1501 domain-containing protein, with protein sequence MELTRRACIKNGLTFVSLGMAAPSIVARAAAQAAAGGSNGRILVVLQMSGGNDGLNTVIPYTDPLYRRYRPTIGVNAADIVSISPKIGLHASLAALKPIYDQGRLAIVQGAGYPDPNRSHFRSMEIWQTADPTARVEADGWLGRWFDADGHLKSNPLIGVNFGGEVPKTLHSDFGSVVSMQNPQSYQLQTIAYPEKVPEIRAFTQLYEQGTMANSVVDLVRKIGLDAYTTSERVRKVLLAKPAPAEELGTPSGQALDAGSPANSTLVPAAMPNSLLARNLKAVAQLIGAGIGTRVYYVSTGGFDTHANQPPTQARVLKDVGDSLAAFYAELSRIGAQNDVVVMTFSEFGRRVQENASAGTDHGQAGPMFVMGGAVKGGLYGEYPSLADLDEGDLKYNVDFRQVYATLMDVWLKTPSASILNGSFNHLPFV encoded by the coding sequence ATGGAACTCACTCGCCGGGCATGTATCAAGAACGGACTCACATTCGTATCGCTTGGAATGGCAGCTCCCTCCATTGTTGCCCGAGCGGCGGCACAGGCGGCGGCTGGCGGAAGCAATGGCAGAATCCTTGTGGTGCTGCAGATGAGTGGTGGAAACGATGGGTTGAACACCGTCATTCCCTATACCGATCCACTCTACCGGCGCTATAGGCCCACAATCGGCGTCAACGCCGCGGACATTGTAAGCATCTCACCAAAGATCGGTCTGCACGCATCCCTCGCAGCGCTGAAGCCGATCTACGATCAGGGACGGCTGGCAATTGTGCAGGGCGCCGGTTATCCCGACCCAAATCGTTCGCATTTCCGGAGCATGGAGATATGGCAGACGGCCGATCCTACTGCCAGAGTAGAAGCTGACGGCTGGTTGGGCCGCTGGTTTGATGCCGACGGCCACTTGAAGTCCAACCCGTTGATCGGAGTCAATTTCGGCGGTGAAGTGCCGAAGACGCTTCACAGCGACTTTGGCTCGGTTGTTTCGATGCAAAACCCGCAGTCGTACCAGCTGCAGACAATCGCCTACCCAGAGAAGGTCCCCGAGATCCGGGCGTTCACACAGCTTTATGAGCAGGGCACCATGGCGAACTCGGTGGTGGATCTGGTGCGCAAAATTGGGCTGGACGCCTACACCACAAGCGAGAGGGTCCGAAAGGTGCTGCTAGCCAAACCAGCTCCTGCCGAAGAACTGGGGACGCCCAGCGGCCAGGCGTTGGATGCGGGCTCGCCGGCAAACAGCACGCTGGTTCCAGCAGCCATGCCAAACTCACTTCTGGCGCGAAACCTGAAGGCAGTGGCGCAGTTGATCGGCGCCGGCATTGGAACGCGCGTCTATTACGTATCGACGGGCGGGTTCGATACACATGCCAACCAACCACCGACACAGGCCCGTGTGTTGAAGGATGTCGGCGACTCACTGGCCGCCTTCTATGCGGAGCTGTCGCGGATAGGTGCGCAGAATGATGTGGTGGTGATGACGTTCTCGGAGTTTGGTCGCCGAGTTCAGGAAAACGCATCGGCCGGAACGGATCACGGCCAGGCCGGCCCGATGTTCGTGATGGGCGGCGCAGTCAAGGGCGGCCTTTACGGTGAGTATCCGTCGTTGGCCGATCTGGACGAGGGCGACCTGAAGTACAATGTCGACTTCCGGCAGGTGTACGCCACCCTGATGGACGTCTGGTTGAAAACGCCGTCAGCCTCAATCCTGAACGGCAGCTTCAATCACTTGCCCTTCGTATAG
- a CDS encoding DUF1800 domain-containing protein — protein sequence MSGAATTLTEYDRIAHLFRRAGFGATHDEVTAAVGDGIQKTIDRLLSFDTDPSSITYDHVADRLMENLVDFRDFADLQVWWIDKMVRSANPLQEKMTLFWHGHFATGFSKVNQPLLMFQQNQLFRQHALGNFKALTLAVSQNPAMILYLDNQTNRKGHANENYCRELMELFTLGIGNYTEEDVHEGARAFTGWSCQPLTGRFFFRPRVHDDGVKTFLGQTGNWDGGDVVNMVVDNPACARFIATKLFKFFVHDHPTPEDVEPFAQLFTRSGFEIKPVMAAIFRSDQFYSPLAVYGKARSPAEFVVGTLRNTGAEGPMRAAPYAMKSMGQELFNPPNVKGWDGGMTWINTTTLLTRFNFAMQLARMNEANAPLIRDIHQQLDSGVITSPEEAVDYCSMRLMNRNLSAATRNVLLTYLETGPDGDQEPFDINGPGRERAVAVRKIHGLLHMVMLTPEYQLV from the coding sequence ATGAGCGGTGCGGCAACAACTCTCACGGAGTACGACAGGATCGCACACCTGTTCCGTCGGGCCGGTTTCGGCGCTACGCACGATGAGGTCACGGCCGCGGTGGGCGATGGCATTCAGAAGACGATTGACCGCTTGTTGAGCTTTGACACGGACCCCTCCTCGATCACATACGATCACGTGGCAGATCGGCTGATGGAGAACCTGGTCGATTTTCGCGACTTTGCCGATCTGCAGGTTTGGTGGATTGACAAGATGGTGCGCAGCGCAAATCCTTTGCAAGAGAAGATGACGCTGTTTTGGCATGGCCACTTCGCCACCGGGTTTTCGAAAGTAAACCAGCCTCTGTTGATGTTCCAGCAGAATCAGCTGTTCCGTCAGCACGCGCTGGGCAACTTCAAAGCGCTGACGCTGGCGGTCTCTCAGAATCCTGCGATGATCCTCTATCTGGACAACCAGACAAACCGCAAGGGCCACGCAAACGAAAACTATTGCCGCGAGTTGATGGAGCTCTTTACGCTCGGCATCGGTAACTATACCGAAGAGGATGTTCACGAGGGCGCCCGGGCATTCACCGGCTGGAGCTGCCAGCCATTGACGGGACGGTTCTTCTTTCGACCACGTGTTCATGATGATGGAGTGAAGACGTTTCTGGGCCAAACAGGCAACTGGGACGGCGGCGACGTTGTGAACATGGTCGTGGATAATCCCGCCTGCGCGCGGTTTATCGCTACCAAGCTGTTCAAGTTCTTTGTACACGACCATCCGACTCCGGAGGATGTAGAGCCGTTTGCACAGCTGTTTACACGGAGCGGGTTCGAGATCAAGCCGGTGATGGCAGCGATCTTTCGCTCCGATCAGTTCTATTCACCGCTTGCCGTATACGGCAAGGCCAGGAGCCCCGCCGAGTTTGTGGTTGGGACCCTTCGAAATACAGGGGCGGAGGGGCCGATGCGCGCCGCACCCTACGCCATGAAATCTATGGGGCAGGAGCTGTTCAACCCGCCAAACGTCAAGGGCTGGGACGGTGGAATGACGTGGATCAACACCACCACACTGCTCACGCGGTTCAACTTCGCGATGCAACTCGCCAGGATGAACGAAGCCAACGCACCGCTCATTCGCGACATCCACCAGCAGCTTGATTCCGGCGTGATCACGTCGCCCGAAGAGGCGGTGGATTACTGCTCGATGCGCCTCATGAACCGGAACTTATCGGCGGCAACTCGCAATGTGTTGCTTACCTATCTCGAAACCGGCCCGGATGGCGACCAGGAGCCGTTTGACATCAACGGACCGGGACGCGAGCGCGCCGTTGCTGTTCGCAAGATACATGGACTGCTGCATATGGTTATGTTGACGCCGGAATATCAGCTGGTATAG